One stretch of Amycolatopsis tolypomycina DNA includes these proteins:
- a CDS encoding roadblock/LC7 domain-containing protein, producing MNEYGNPKPDLNWLLDDMVNRVVGAQNAIVLSADGLLIGKSAGMSKDDSDQLSAIASSLQSLAKGVSKQFNRGPVLQNMIEMERGYLFVSAAGQGACLAVLAADNVDVEMIAYEMSRLVKRVGDYMASAPREAASVLREAT from the coding sequence ATGAACGAGTACGGGAACCCCAAACCCGATCTCAACTGGCTGCTTGACGACATGGTGAACCGCGTGGTCGGCGCGCAGAACGCCATCGTGCTGTCCGCCGACGGGCTGCTCATCGGCAAGTCGGCCGGGATGAGCAAGGACGACTCGGACCAGCTGTCGGCCATCGCCTCCAGCCTGCAGAGCCTCGCCAAGGGGGTGAGCAAGCAGTTCAACCGCGGCCCGGTGCTGCAGAACATGATCGAGATGGAGCGCGGCTACCTGTTCGTCTCCGCGGCCGGGCAGGGCGCCTGCCTCGCCGTGCTGGCCGCCGACAACGTCGACGTCGAAATGATCGCCTACGAGATGAGCCGGCTCGTCAAGCGCGTCGGCGACTACATGGCGTCCGCGCCGCGAGAAGCGGCGTCGGTGCTCCGGGAGGCCACATGA
- a CDS encoding DUF742 domain-containing protein has product MSAEDGWYDEAAGPLVRPYTITSGRTPAGTARLDLSTQVMTLRSEQEPTGLGPEHVAIVQLCRHPVSVAEIAVYVKIPLGVVRVLVGDLIERGLVITRSPAHNPAQSPDLETLQAVLDGLIKY; this is encoded by the coding sequence ATGAGTGCCGAAGACGGCTGGTACGACGAAGCCGCCGGGCCGCTGGTCCGGCCGTACACGATCACCAGCGGCCGGACGCCGGCCGGCACCGCGCGGCTGGACCTGTCGACGCAGGTGATGACCCTGCGGTCGGAGCAGGAGCCGACCGGGCTGGGCCCGGAGCACGTGGCGATCGTGCAGCTGTGCCGGCACCCGGTCTCGGTCGCCGAGATCGCCGTCTACGTCAAGATCCCGCTGGGGGTCGTGCGCGTGCTCGTCGGCGACCTGATCGAACGCGGCCTCGTCATCACGCGGTCCCCTGCCCACAACCCGGCGCAGTCGCCGGACCTCGAAACTCTCCAGGCGGTTCTCGATGGCCTCATCAAGTACTGA
- a CDS encoding GTP-binding protein: MASSSTDGTGAELVPTPVKIIIAGGFGAGKTTMVGSVSEIPPLTTEEVLTEASAGIDDLSGVERKTTTTVALDFGRITISPRHVLYLFGTPGQARFWFMWDDLARGAIGTVVLVDTRRLETSFAAIDFFERRKIPFVVAVNCFDNAPRYTADEIREALVVPDRVPIVMCDARDRDSSKLALIRLVKHAMTVVPARV, translated from the coding sequence ATGGCCTCATCAAGTACTGACGGCACCGGGGCCGAGCTGGTCCCCACGCCGGTCAAGATCATCATCGCGGGCGGGTTCGGCGCCGGGAAGACCACGATGGTCGGTTCGGTCAGCGAGATCCCGCCGCTGACCACCGAAGAGGTGCTCACCGAGGCGAGCGCCGGCATCGACGACCTGTCCGGCGTCGAGCGGAAGACGACCACGACCGTCGCGCTGGACTTCGGCCGGATCACCATCTCGCCGCGGCACGTGCTGTACCTGTTCGGGACGCCGGGCCAGGCGCGCTTCTGGTTCATGTGGGACGACCTGGCCCGCGGCGCGATCGGGACGGTCGTGCTGGTCGACACCCGGCGGTTGGAGACCAGCTTCGCCGCGATCGACTTCTTCGAGCGCCGGAAGATCCCGTTCGTCGTCGCGGTGAACTGCTTCGACAACGCCCCGCGCTACACCGCCGACGAGATCCGCGAGGCCCTGGTCGTCCCGGACCGTGTGCCGATCGTCATGTGTGACGCACGCGACCGCGACTCCAGCAAGCTCGCGCTCATCCGGCTCGTCAAGCACGCGATGACCGTGGTGCCGGCGCGGGTCTGA
- a CDS encoding post-COAP-1 domain-containing protein has translation MRRISGVLRIPLVLCGAVALAVGFAPAASATVLWADEQAMITTNTYRYSYIYDVGVGNTISHEQFAQPAVTAFYGSKGGFDRNFMVWAPIVAIDRPHEYWNGCDGNTGGLCPHVRDGLQRIDEEIATGQIHVKYWNGAFIGVACGNWNHGGTGPKPVISGTKYEDVNGDGVRQAGEPGLPGWTIDLFYNGTPVATAGTDAGGAYSFSLNANDMPIGAGTYTLAERPQAGWVQSHAPAPVAVGYGVGQAHFGGNDFGNYRPATIGGRKFDDHGADGGGAGDPGLVNWTFELDNGATAVTGSDGGYGFSGLRPGTYTVREREQAGWRRTTPASGSTTVTVTSGQVAGGVDFGNVCLGSIAVTAPDGVAVRVDEVTVPGVLANDPPAPRTASGSATVGGLLPGTYRVTLTLPDGVFTTDADLTSLDGKFAIVKTVTVAECGTTAVAPPFVTSQPGKITGGIRVLVPGGTATAGFEFMQRKEGPRGTLEYNDHGNGIDLHTSDITGISVSGQDAYVFGHAVLNGVTTGFRLHLVDAGEPGRADRFELLLANGYSAGYGQTLDGGNVQIH, from the coding sequence ATGCGAAGAATCTCCGGGGTGCTCCGCATCCCGTTGGTGTTGTGCGGCGCGGTCGCGCTCGCGGTCGGCTTCGCGCCGGCGGCGTCGGCGACGGTGCTCTGGGCCGACGAACAGGCCATGATCACCACGAACACCTACCGCTACTCCTACATCTACGACGTCGGCGTGGGGAACACCATCTCCCACGAGCAGTTCGCGCAGCCCGCGGTCACGGCGTTCTACGGCTCGAAAGGCGGCTTCGACCGCAACTTCATGGTCTGGGCGCCGATCGTGGCGATCGACCGGCCGCACGAGTACTGGAACGGGTGCGACGGGAACACCGGTGGTCTCTGCCCCCACGTCCGCGACGGCCTCCAGCGGATCGACGAGGAGATCGCCACCGGGCAGATCCACGTCAAGTACTGGAACGGCGCGTTCATCGGCGTGGCCTGCGGCAACTGGAACCACGGCGGCACCGGGCCGAAGCCGGTGATCAGCGGGACCAAGTACGAGGACGTCAACGGCGACGGCGTCCGGCAGGCGGGGGAACCGGGCCTGCCCGGCTGGACGATCGACCTCTTCTACAACGGGACGCCGGTCGCGACGGCCGGCACGGACGCCGGTGGCGCCTACTCGTTCTCGTTGAACGCCAACGACATGCCGATCGGTGCGGGGACCTACACCCTGGCCGAACGGCCCCAGGCGGGGTGGGTCCAGTCGCACGCTCCCGCGCCCGTCGCCGTCGGGTACGGCGTGGGGCAGGCGCACTTCGGCGGGAACGACTTCGGGAACTACCGGCCGGCGACCATCGGGGGCCGGAAGTTCGACGACCACGGGGCCGACGGCGGCGGGGCCGGCGATCCCGGGCTGGTGAACTGGACGTTCGAACTGGACAACGGCGCCACCGCCGTCACCGGATCCGACGGCGGGTACGGCTTCTCCGGCCTGCGACCCGGCACATACACCGTCCGCGAACGGGAGCAGGCCGGCTGGCGCCGGACCACGCCGGCCTCGGGGAGCACCACCGTCACCGTGACCAGCGGCCAGGTGGCAGGCGGTGTCGACTTCGGGAACGTCTGCCTCGGCTCGATCGCGGTGACCGCCCCGGACGGCGTGGCGGTCCGCGTCGACGAGGTGACCGTCCCGGGCGTCCTGGCGAACGACCCGCCCGCCCCGCGCACGGCGTCGGGCAGCGCGACCGTCGGCGGGCTGCTGCCCGGCACCTACCGGGTCACGCTGACCCTGCCGGACGGCGTCTTCACCACCGATGCGGACCTCACGTCACTGGACGGGAAGTTCGCCATCGTCAAGACCGTCACGGTCGCCGAGTGCGGGACGACCGCGGTCGCGCCGCCGTTCGTCACCTCGCAGCCCGGCAAGATCACCGGCGGGATCCGGGTTCTCGTGCCCGGCGGCACCGCCACCGCGGGCTTCGAGTTCATGCAGCGCAAGGAAGGCCCGCGCGGCACGCTCGAATACAACGACCACGGCAACGGGATCGACCTGCACACCTCGGACATCACCGGGATCTCGGTGTCCGGCCAGGACGCCTACGTGTTCGGGCACGCCGTGCTGAACGGGGTGACCACGGGCTTCCGGCTCCACCTCGTGGACGCCGGTGAACCCGGCCGCGCGGACCGGTTCGAACTGCTGCTGGCGAACGGGTACTCGGCCGGGTACGGCCAGACCCTCGACGGCGGGAACGTGCAGATCCACTGA
- a CDS encoding RNA polymerase sigma-70 factor: protein MNDPATATFVAHRNLLFTVAYEMLGSAADAEDVLQETWLRWVEVDLAGVRDERAYLVRITTRLSLNRLRTMQRRKEAYVGPWLPEPLLTTPDVAENVELAESVSMALMLVLETLAPTERAVFVLREVFDVGYDEIAEAVGKTPAAVRQIASRARRHVDARRPREAVSAQETRAVLESFQRALEGQDMQGLLDLLAPDVVLMSDGGGVKQAALRPVSGADKVVRFIIGGIGRAEVAVAGAPTVVNGNPAMALHVNGEFDGIMAVRVEGGRISGLYFVRNPEKLTRVASETPLTLR, encoded by the coding sequence ATGAACGACCCGGCGACCGCGACCTTCGTCGCCCACCGGAACCTGCTGTTCACCGTCGCCTACGAGATGCTCGGGTCGGCGGCCGACGCGGAGGACGTCCTCCAGGAGACGTGGCTGCGCTGGGTCGAGGTCGACCTGGCCGGCGTGCGCGACGAGCGCGCGTACCTGGTCCGGATCACGACCCGGCTCTCGCTCAACCGGTTGCGCACGATGCAGCGCCGCAAGGAGGCGTACGTCGGGCCGTGGCTGCCCGAGCCGCTGCTGACGACGCCGGACGTCGCCGAGAACGTCGAGCTGGCGGAGAGCGTGTCGATGGCGCTGATGCTGGTGCTGGAGACGCTGGCGCCGACCGAACGCGCGGTGTTCGTGCTGCGCGAGGTGTTCGACGTCGGGTACGACGAAATCGCCGAGGCGGTGGGGAAGACGCCCGCCGCGGTCCGGCAGATCGCGAGCCGCGCCCGCCGCCACGTGGACGCGCGGCGGCCGCGCGAGGCGGTTTCGGCGCAGGAGACGCGCGCGGTGCTGGAGTCGTTCCAGCGCGCGCTCGAGGGCCAGGACATGCAGGGCCTGCTGGACCTGCTGGCCCCGGACGTGGTGCTGATGAGCGACGGCGGCGGCGTCAAGCAGGCGGCCCTGCGCCCGGTGTCGGGCGCGGACAAGGTGGTCCGGTTCATCATCGGCGGCATCGGCCGGGCCGAGGTGGCGGTGGCCGGGGCGCCGACCGTGGTCAACGGCAACCCGGCGATGGCCTTGCACGTGAACGGCGAGTTCGACGGCATCATGGCGGTGCGGGTGGAGGGTGGCCGGATCAGCGGGCTGTACTTCGTCCGGAACCCGGAGAAGCTGACGCGGGTGGCGTCGGAGACGCCGTTGACCCTGCGCTGA
- a CDS encoding DoxX family protein, with protein MDLALCLAAGRRRARLRQGHRDAGTARRLPAVTGIAPVLVPVTAVRRVLLMVGAMITHVRHGSAAFAFLNLAYLAVAAFAAWGRFGPFPA; from the coding sequence ATGGACCTGGCCCTGTGCCTCGCGGCCGGCCGCCGCCGCGCCCGGCTTCGGCAAGGGCATCGGGACGCTGGAACTGCTCGCCGCCTGCCCGCGGTGACCGGGATCGCGCCGGTGCTCGTGCCGGTGACCGCCGTCCGCCGGGTGCTGCTGATGGTGGGTGCGATGATCACCCACGTCCGCCACGGCAGTGCCGCGTTCGCGTTCCTGAACCTGGCCTACCTGGCCGTGGCGGCGTTCGCCGCCTGGGGCCGGTTCGGTCCCTTCCCCGCGTGA
- a CDS encoding TetR/AcrR family transcriptional regulator — MGTRDQLVDSARALLWERGYVGTSPKAIQQRAGAGQGSMYHHFAGKKDLALAAVQRSGEELLAAADAQLRKPGTAVERITAYLRREREVLKGCPIGRLTQDPDIVADPELRAPVDETLTRVRARLTEVLDEGRAAGELPAGPDTAALAATIVAVLQGGYVLARAADSPEPFDQAVSGVLALLTAR; from the coding sequence ATGGGAACCAGGGACCAGCTCGTCGACAGCGCCCGCGCGCTGTTGTGGGAACGGGGCTACGTCGGCACCAGCCCCAAGGCCATCCAGCAGCGGGCGGGCGCGGGCCAGGGCAGCATGTACCACCACTTCGCGGGCAAGAAGGACCTTGCGCTGGCCGCCGTGCAACGCAGCGGCGAGGAACTCCTGGCGGCCGCCGACGCGCAGCTGCGCAAACCCGGCACCGCCGTCGAGCGGATCACCGCGTACCTGCGGCGCGAACGCGAAGTGCTCAAGGGCTGCCCCATCGGCCGGCTCACCCAGGACCCCGACATCGTGGCCGACCCCGAGCTGCGCGCCCCGGTGGACGAGACCCTCACGCGCGTGCGCGCCCGGCTCACCGAGGTCCTCGACGAAGGCCGCGCCGCGGGCGAACTGCCCGCCGGCCCGGACACCGCCGCGCTGGCCGCCACGATCGTCGCCGTCCTGCAGGGCGGGTACGTGCTGGCCCGTGCCGCGGACTCCCCCGAGCCGTTCGACCAGGCCGTCTCCGGCGTGCTCGCGCTGCTCACCGCCCGCTGA
- a CDS encoding DUF1996 domain-containing protein, translating to MPGNAGKHRISRRTKIATGVLALAVAAGGIAVSTTFGTPGQASADPADPALYIDILKVPPNNFAPANSRGASTGTFTVDCGRNENQHFNPDNFVAQPGVRNGAQHLHDYVGNLSSNADSNNKSLEAAGTTCKNGDKSAYFWPVVRIDTEDEEKNPPAKPADGDRDQAAQDAASPAITCPDVASKLPDVPDSAMAEVNRNLDLLDTQIDEANKRLVSTRGQGGPNFVQNAILGPLKDKRVATTDRIAIAIGRTAAKPQGLGSLAPCVLKEQAGSGGSGVSNGGGAPGGAAQQITCPDVASKLPAVPASAKAEVDRNLQLLNTQIQEANQRLVSTQGQGGPNFVQNAILGPLKDKRVATIDRMAIAIGRTAARPQGLDALAPCTLGQGNNNNGNNGGATATPPLPGPDANNELPDNDGQIQRPAKVSITFRGSAAGKVVAMPKFLRALSGDAKPSINGTKNTRAAWTCTGFENRLTDKYPICPEGSKVERIHDFPSCWDGKNTDSANHRTHIVFPDKAGRCAAGFKAVPQLRTTLVYDIPHDIQVKKQYKVDSFPSEEHNPLSDHDDFANVMSQSIMNQVVNCINRNKTCNA from the coding sequence ATGCCCGGAAACGCGGGAAAGCACCGCATCTCCCGACGAACCAAGATCGCCACCGGCGTCCTCGCGCTGGCCGTGGCCGCCGGCGGCATCGCCGTGTCGACGACGTTCGGCACTCCCGGCCAGGCCAGCGCGGACCCGGCCGACCCGGCGCTCTACATCGACATCCTCAAGGTCCCGCCGAACAACTTCGCGCCCGCGAACTCGCGCGGCGCGTCCACCGGCACCTTCACCGTGGACTGCGGCCGCAACGAGAACCAGCACTTCAACCCGGACAACTTCGTCGCCCAGCCCGGGGTGCGCAACGGTGCCCAGCACCTGCACGACTACGTCGGCAACCTCTCGTCGAACGCGGATTCGAACAACAAGAGCCTCGAAGCCGCCGGGACCACGTGCAAAAACGGGGACAAATCCGCCTATTTCTGGCCGGTTGTCCGAATCGACACCGAGGACGAAGAGAAGAACCCGCCCGCGAAGCCCGCGGACGGCGACCGCGACCAGGCCGCCCAGGACGCCGCCTCCCCGGCGATCACCTGCCCGGACGTCGCCAGCAAGCTGCCCGACGTCCCCGACTCGGCGATGGCCGAGGTCAACCGCAACCTCGACCTGCTCGACACGCAGATCGACGAGGCCAACAAGCGGCTGGTCAGCACGCGCGGCCAGGGCGGCCCCAACTTCGTCCAGAACGCCATCCTCGGCCCGCTCAAGGACAAGCGCGTCGCCACCACCGACCGCATCGCGATCGCCATCGGCCGCACCGCCGCCAAGCCGCAGGGGCTCGGCTCCCTCGCCCCCTGCGTGCTCAAGGAGCAGGCCGGCAGCGGCGGCAGCGGTGTGAGCAACGGCGGTGGCGCCCCCGGGGGCGCGGCCCAGCAGATCACCTGCCCGGACGTCGCGAGCAAGCTCCCCGCCGTACCGGCGTCGGCCAAGGCCGAAGTGGACCGCAACCTCCAGCTGCTGAACACGCAGATCCAGGAGGCGAACCAGCGGCTCGTCAGCACCCAGGGCCAGGGCGGCCCCAACTTCGTCCAGAACGCCATCCTCGGCCCGCTCAAGGACAAGCGCGTCGCCACCATCGACCGGATGGCCATCGCCATCGGCCGCACCGCCGCGCGACCCCAGGGCCTCGACGCCCTCGCGCCGTGCACCCTCGGCCAGGGGAACAACAACAACGGCAACAACGGTGGCGCGACGGCGACGCCGCCGCTGCCCGGCCCGGACGCGAACAACGAGCTGCCGGACAACGACGGCCAGATCCAGCGGCCGGCCAAGGTCAGCATCACCTTCCGCGGCAGCGCCGCCGGCAAGGTCGTCGCGATGCCGAAGTTCCTGCGTGCGCTGTCCGGTGACGCCAAGCCGTCCATCAACGGCACCAAGAACACCCGGGCGGCGTGGACCTGCACCGGCTTCGAAAACCGGCTGACGGACAAGTACCCGATCTGCCCCGAGGGCAGCAAGGTGGAGCGGATCCACGACTTCCCGAGCTGCTGGGACGGCAAGAACACCGACAGCGCCAACCACCGCACGCACATCGTGTTCCCGGACAAGGCCGGGCGCTGCGCCGCCGGGTTCAAGGCGGTGCCGCAGCTGCGGACCACGCTCGTCTACGACATCCCGCACGACATCCAGGTCAAGAAGCAGTACAAAGTGGACTCGTTCCCGTCCGAAGAGCACAACCCCCTGTCGGACCACGACGACTTCGCGAACGTGATGTCGCAGAGCATCATGAACCAGGTCGTCAACTGCATCAACCGCAACAAGACCTGCAACGCCTGA
- a CDS encoding glycoside hydrolase family 43 protein encodes MTVPIVPGFHPDPSICRVGDTYYLANSSFEYVPGVPIRRSTDLVTWELVGHALTRPSQLPPSEGAANTGIYAPTLRHRDGLFYVVTTNILHPGQLIVTAEDPAGPWSDPVPVPGCDGIDPDLCWDDAGVCHLTWASFRPDLRGIASVPIDPATGATLAEPRLLWNGTGLAAPEGPHLYRVDGWWYLLLAEGGTERGHAITIARARAVEGPYEPAPANPILTHRSTTHPVQNTGHGDLVECADGSWALVYLGVRPRGKTPQFHVNGRETFLAGVDWVAGWPVVDEDRFPVAPADHSFTDTFPAAELHPRWVAPGAAPRTDWTGPGELVLTRALLTRALDEHWTAVARLDVSRGTAAFVVRIDERHWYGLTADGATVTATVAIGPAVHPVTTVAAGPVVSLRIRALEPPPSGPFREAAEPDLVELSVLREDDRAEVLGTFDGRYLSTEVAAGFTGRMIGVEVRDGSAVLHEFGYSTGS; translated from the coding sequence ATGACGGTCCCGATCGTTCCGGGATTCCACCCCGACCCGTCGATCTGCCGGGTCGGCGACACGTACTACCTGGCGAATTCGAGCTTCGAGTACGTGCCGGGCGTCCCGATCCGGCGCAGCACCGACCTCGTCACCTGGGAGCTGGTGGGCCACGCGCTGACCCGGCCGAGCCAGCTGCCGCCGAGCGAGGGCGCGGCGAACACGGGCATCTACGCGCCGACACTGCGCCACCGCGACGGTCTCTTTTACGTCGTCACCACGAACATCCTGCATCCGGGCCAGCTGATCGTGACGGCGGAGGACCCGGCGGGCCCGTGGTCGGACCCGGTCCCCGTGCCGGGCTGTGACGGCATCGACCCGGACCTGTGCTGGGACGACGCCGGCGTCTGCCACCTCACGTGGGCGTCGTTCCGGCCGGACCTGCGGGGCATCGCGAGCGTGCCGATCGACCCGGCGACGGGCGCGACGCTCGCCGAGCCGCGGCTGCTGTGGAACGGCACCGGCCTGGCCGCACCGGAAGGCCCGCACCTGTACCGCGTCGACGGCTGGTGGTACCTGCTGCTCGCCGAAGGCGGCACCGAACGCGGCCACGCGATCACGATCGCCCGCGCCCGGGCCGTCGAAGGTCCCTACGAGCCGGCCCCGGCGAACCCGATCCTGACCCACCGCAGCACGACGCACCCGGTGCAGAACACCGGGCACGGCGACCTGGTCGAGTGCGCCGACGGCAGCTGGGCCCTGGTGTACCTGGGTGTCCGGCCCCGCGGCAAGACACCGCAGTTCCACGTCAACGGCCGCGAAACCTTCCTGGCCGGCGTGGACTGGGTGGCCGGCTGGCCCGTCGTCGACGAGGACCGGTTCCCGGTCGCCCCGGCGGACCACAGCTTCACCGACACCTTCCCGGCGGCGGAGCTGCACCCGCGCTGGGTGGCGCCGGGCGCGGCTCCCCGCACCGACTGGACCGGCCCCGGCGAGCTGGTTCTGACGCGCGCGTTGCTCACCAGAGCGCTCGACGAGCACTGGACGGCGGTGGCCCGGCTCGACGTTTCCCGCGGCACGGCCGCGTTCGTGGTGCGGATCGACGAACGGCACTGGTACGGCCTCACGGCGGACGGCGCCACCGTGACGGCGACGGTCGCGATCGGCCCGGCCGTGCACCCGGTCACGACGGTCGCGGCCGGGCCGGTCGTTTCCTTGCGGATCCGGGCGCTCGAGCCGCCCCCTTCGGGCCCGTTCCGCGAGGCGGCCGAGCCGGATCTCGTCGAACTGTCGGTGCTGCGCGAAGACGACCGGGCGGAGGTACTGGGCACGTTCGACGGGCGGTACCTGTCCACCGAGGTCGCGGCGGGCTTCACCGGCCGGATGATCGGCGTCGAGGTGCGCGACGGAAGTGCCGTCCTGCACGAATTCGGCTACTCCACGGGCAGCTAG
- a CDS encoding trypsin-like serine peptidase, whose translation MTLAASMLITVPATAGTVAKTDSMTGSAAQVWDESAGAQRTVSAEDAQRIVSDYWTPSRLASAVPAAAPAGPADKELPALTAKAVTAADPALPTGDKATRDAWFSYTNGKIYYVDPRDSKRYMCSGSAVNSGSKRLVVTAGHCAVVGGGNGQVMLNWIFIPGYDHGSEPRGRFSAYWFHYSTGWSVSNNWQRDFAFVVTNTNGSGQKVVNAAGGHGFRVNGSYSRFVHIAGYPGDRDSGEVQWYCWGTTDRWPSANAYRLGCNFGGGSSGGPWLEDYQSNGLGYVISAMQGNLDGNNSGPYYDNHVLAVFNAAKDHAP comes from the coding sequence ATGACGCTCGCCGCGTCAATGCTGATCACCGTTCCGGCCACGGCAGGAACCGTGGCAAAAACCGATTCGATGACCGGCTCCGCCGCGCAGGTATGGGACGAAAGCGCGGGAGCGCAGCGAACCGTCTCCGCCGAGGACGCGCAGCGGATCGTTTCCGACTACTGGACACCGTCCCGGCTCGCCTCGGCCGTTCCCGCCGCCGCGCCCGCCGGCCCGGCGGACAAGGAACTGCCCGCGCTGACGGCGAAAGCCGTGACCGCCGCCGACCCCGCGCTGCCGACGGGCGACAAGGCGACCCGGGACGCCTGGTTCTCCTACACCAACGGCAAGATCTACTACGTCGACCCGCGGGACAGCAAGCGGTACATGTGCTCCGGCAGTGCCGTGAACAGCGGTTCGAAACGGCTTGTCGTGACCGCCGGCCACTGCGCGGTCGTGGGCGGCGGCAACGGGCAGGTCATGCTGAACTGGATCTTCATCCCGGGCTACGACCACGGCTCCGAGCCGCGAGGCCGGTTCTCCGCCTACTGGTTCCACTACTCGACGGGGTGGTCGGTCAGCAACAACTGGCAGCGCGACTTCGCCTTCGTGGTGACGAACACCAACGGTTCCGGCCAGAAGGTGGTCAACGCGGCAGGCGGCCACGGTTTCCGCGTCAACGGCAGCTACAGCCGTTTCGTGCACATCGCGGGATACCCGGGAGACCGGGACAGCGGCGAAGTGCAGTGGTACTGCTGGGGCACGACCGACCGCTGGCCGAGCGCCAACGCCTATCGGCTCGGCTGCAATTTCGGCGGCGGTTCGAGTGGCGGACCGTGGCTCGAGGACTATCAGTCCAACGGTCTCGGTTACGTGATCAGCGCCATGCAGGGTAATCTCGACGGAAACAATTCCGGGCCGTATTACGACAACCACGTGCTGGCTGTCTTCAACGCGGCGAAGGACCACGCCCCGTAA